One genomic window of Fusarium fujikuroi IMI 58289 draft genome, chromosome FFUJ_chr01 includes the following:
- a CDS encoding related to UDPglucose 4-epimerase, with translation MAYNVLVTGSSGHLGTALMLSLPTFGFTPLGIDILPSENTTHVGSISDREFVTSLLQKHPIQHVLHAATLHKPHVESHSKQDFIDTNITGTLVLLEEAAKLGAQIESFVFFSTTSTFGAALSPKPGQPAAWIDETVVPIPKNIYGATKVAAEDLCFLVQKQTKMPVLILRTSRFFPEQDDDEDRRAAVSDDNLKVLELAYRRCDIEDIVRAAVCAMKKAREVQFRKYIISAPPPFPNDADTLAMLDKDPKQVFEAVAPECVQVFKDKGWSHLKRIDRVYDSSKAVEELGWKPEFTFKKVVELVGEGKEWKSELTGKVGKRGYHAVSHGVYTVR, from the coding sequence ATGGCTTACAACGTCCTCGTAACAGGCTCATCCGGCCATCTCGGCACAGCCCTCATGCTCTCCCTCCCGACATTCGGCTTCACACCGCTCGGGATCGACATCTTACCCTCTGAGAACACAACACACGTCGGATCAATCTCAGACCGCGAGTTTGTaacatctcttcttcagaaaCACCCCATTCAGCATGTACTTCACGCTGCGACGTTGCATAAACCCCATGTCGAAAGTCACTCCAAGCAAGACTTCATCGACACAAACATCACCGGCACCCTCGTCCTTCTCGAAGAAGCCGCTAAACTCGGCGCCCAAATCGAgagcttcgtcttcttcagcacAACAAGCACATTTGGCGCAGCACTGAGTCCCAAACCAGGGCAACCCGCCGCCTGGATTGACGAGACCGTCGTCCCCATCCCCAAAAACATCTATGGCGCTACAAAGGTCGCAGCAGAAGATCTATGCTTCCTCGTCCAGAAGCAAACAAAAATGcccgtcctcatcctccgcaCGAGCCGCTTCTTCCCGGAGcaggatgacgatgaagatcgCAGAGCAGCTGTCTCAGACGACAACCTCAAAGTGCTCGAACTAGCGTATCGTCGCTGTGACATTGAAGACATTGTCCGCGCGGCAGTCTGCGCGATGAAGAAAGCGAGAGAGGTTCAGTTTCGGAAGTACATCATCAGCGCGCCGCCGCCTTTTCCTAATGACGCTGACACGCTGGCGATGCTGGACAAAGACCCTAAGCAGGTGTTTGAGGCTGTTGCGCCGGAGTGTGTGCAGGTGTTCAAGGATAAGGGGTGGAGCCATTTAAAGAGAATTGATCGGGTCTATGATTCTAGCAAGGCGGTTGAGGAGTTGGGTTGGAAGCCGGAGTTCACATTCAAGAAGGTTGTCGAGTTGGTTGGGGAGGGCAAGGAGTGGAAGAGCGAGTTGACGGGCAAGGTTGGGAAGAGAGGATACCATGCTGTCAGCCATGGTGTTTACACTGTCCGATGA
- a CDS encoding related to nodulin, whose amino-acid sequence MSYRISAPDEYLAITGMGIKTVKITKATWVWPLQRCTRFSIRPHDYAMDLQAMTKEKLQFSLPVVFTVGPDVNQRGANRPDGDSEADGLDREDRGDALMKYAMLLANSEEKENVTQGQHVANIVKGIIEGETRVLVSSMTMEEIFTEREVFKKRIFRNIQNELSQFGLLIFNANVKELKDAPNSVYFASLSRKAHEGATNQARIDVAEAQLRGNVGEAQRKGEQEREIAKINAETAVQKTVRDIERAQAEAQLDTKRTGLTRDVDIARVTAQRTLESKDEDLKKEVEIKRAAAEMERLRATDVVKATIARESKQQAADAAAYEVEADARAHQEASQRKADAAAYQTKLFADADAAATYAKITRNTDAEAYQTRNEAEAYNYAAQQRAEAELVSKLREAEGISAMADAYGKLSQAFGGPAGLLQYMMIEKGTYVELAKANAAAIRGLEPKISVWNTGNQSGAGQGGGDATETMRNVYQMLPPLMSTINEQTGITLPEWQFGKLNAGVNAVGQEGAKTNGHKSH is encoded by the exons ATGTCTTACAGAATCTCTGCCCCCGATGAGTACCTTGCCATCACTGGCATGGGCATCAAGACCGTCAAGATCACCAAAGCAACATGGGTCTGGCCTCTCCAACGATGCACACGCTTCAG CATCCGCCCTCACGACTATGCCATGGACCTTCAGGCCATGACTAAGGAGAAGCTGCAGTTCTCTCTTCCCGTCGTCTTCACAGTGGGTCCCGATGTCAACCAGCGCGGGGCCAATCGCCCTGATGGCGACAGTGAAGCCGATGGTCTTGATCGTGAGGACCGAGGTGACGCTTTGATGAAGTATGCTATGCTCTTGGCCAACtctgaggagaaggagaacgtTACCCAGGGCCAGCATGTTGCCAACATTGTCAAGGGTATCATTGAGGGTGAAACTCGAGTCCTCGTGTCTAGCATGACTATGGAAGAGATCTTTACTGAGCGAGAGgtcttcaagaagaggatCTTCCGAAACATCCAGAATGAGCTGTCGCAGTTTGGTTtgctcatcttcaacgccaac GTCAAAGAATTGAAGGACGCCCCCAATTCAGTCTACTTCGCCTCGCTCTCCCGCAAAGCTCACGAGGGCGCCACCAACCAAGCCAGAATCGACGTTGCTGAGGCTCAACTCCGCGGTAACGTCGGAGAAGCCCAGCGCAAGGGTGAGCAAGAGCGTGAGATTGCAAAGATCAACGCCGAGACCGCCGTCCAGAAGACAGTCCGTGATATCGAGCGCGCTCAAGCAGAAGCACAACTCGACACCAAGCGCACAGGCCTCACCCGTGATGTCGACATCGCCCGCGTCACAGCCCAGCGTACCCTTGagtccaaggatgaggacctcaagaaggaggtcgAGATCAAgcgtgctgctgctgagatggaGCGTCTTCGTGCCACGGATGTCGTCAAGGCTACCATTGCGAGGGAGAGTAAGCAACaggctgctgatgctgctgcataCGAAGTTGAGGCCGATGCGCGCGCTCATCAGGAGGCCAGTCAGCGCAAGGCCGATGCTGCAGCTTACCAGACCAAGCTCTtcgcagatgcagatgcagcagcCACATACGCCAAGATCACAAGGAACACAGATGCCGAAGCTTACCAGACCCGCAACGAAGCCGAAGCCTACAACTACGCCGCCCAGCAGCGCGCCGAAGCCGAGCTCGTCAGCAAGCTCCGCGAGGCAGAGGGTATCTCCGCCATGGCCGACGCCTACGGCAAGCTGTCCCAGGCCTTTGGCGGTCCCGCCGGACTGCTTCAGTACATGATGATCGAGAAGGGTACATACGTCGAGCTCGCCAAGGCCAACGCCGCAGCCATCCGCGGCCTGGAGCCCAAGATCAGCGTGTGGAACACTGGAAATCAGAGCGGCGCTGGCCAGGGCGGTGGCGATGCGACTGAGACGATGCGCAATGTGTACCAGATGCTGCCGCCGCTGATGAGCACGATTAACGAGCAGACGGGTATTACGCTGCCGGAGTGGCAGTTTGGAAAGCTGAATGCTGGTGTTAACGCTGTTGGACAGGAGGGTGCTAAGACTAACGGACATAAAAGCCACTAG
- a CDS encoding probable pH-response regulator palA protein, with the protein MSSNILSIPFRKSTHLSLASTIRQYINTKYDQHPDMFKHDLEVIDALRRDAVNVREPHPSGIKKLQAYAGQLVWVGGKFPIDIGAEFSWYPALGYNTERPMVRNNLKYELMNILYNLASLYSQLAINTPRGNTEGLKSAANYFSLAAGVLSHMQKEILPELRMSDPPEDMDHDTLESLIQLLLAQSQECFWQKAVMDGYKDASIAKLAARVSDLYNFAGEAAMKSEAISSAWIHHMSAKHHHFAAAAQYRAACDCLEKRKYGEEVARLKDAVACATEGIKEARSGYLGKTVVDDLNGLKRKVEEDLKRAEKDNDVIYLIAVPPKSELKILDRANMAVARVPPQVANPYDYFGDHAEFGPALFSRLVPFSVHVATSIYEERRDRMVSQNIIPELESLTDKIHEILTSLGLPGSLQALEKPLGLPPSLVQHAEEIRQADAIGRVQKGFADIDKLRSGDMAIFEEGKAALASEEEEDQRLRMRYGTERWVRPESRQDPQGGKLWQHASEIESYFQSSISSDAVVREKFGAIQDLLAILSGPDRDLMDSVPSSRRVDIPETLKPVIGRLRGAYNDVLRLESRRRKKVESLRENARRDDIKPDILKEAARLERAYPNTALVPAHFEEFFDKRLDKLYEPEVEAIEKEAKDQERLLADVQRINREFESQKRQMGERGNREREVALQKLDNAYFKYKEIINNLEVGRKFYNDLNKIVGQGFRDVIRGWVAQRRMEARALEEEINMPTLSNLNISHQQPPTQSPMPSHQDPSHSYAPPQQAPQPVQSPAQANIQSWGETVQQPKPVQPTPVGAMWTPGMGIKFGQSGGSGQPPAPGTWNPNSGIKFG; encoded by the exons ATGTCGTC AAACATCCTATCCATCCCCTTTCGCAAGTCGACCCATCTCTCGCTTGCCTCGACGATACGACAGTATATCAATACCAAATATGATCAGCACCCGGATATGTTTAAGCATGACCTCGAGGTCATTGATGCACTTCGGCGCGATGCGGTGAATGTGCGAGAACCGCATCCGAGCGGCATTAAGAAGCTCCAAGCGTATGCCGGGCAGCTTGTTTGGGTTGGGGGCAAGTTTCCCATAGAT ATTGGCGCCGAATTTTCGTGGTATCCTGCGCTTGGATACAATACCGAGCGCCCTATGGTGCGGAATAACCTCAAGTACGAGCTTATGAACATCCTCTACAACCTCGCCTCCCTCTACTCCCAGCTCGCCATCAACACGCCCCGGGGCAACACTGAAGGCCTCAAATCAGCAGCAAACTACTTCTCCCTCGCGGCTGGCGTTCTATCACACATGCAAAAAGAGATCCTCCCCGAACTGCGAATGTCCGATCCTCCCGAAGACATGGACCACGACACACTCGAGTCGTTGATTCAACTACTCCTTgcccaaagccaagaatgcTTCTGGCAAAAAGCCGTTATGGACGGCTACAAAGATGCGTCAATTGCAAAGCTCGCAGCCCGAGTGTCCGACCTGTATAACTTTGCTGGCGAAGCTGCTATGAAGAGCGAAGCCATAAGCAGTGCCTGGATCCACCACATGAGCGCCAAGCATCATcactttgctgctgctgcgcagTACCGAGCAGCGTGCGattgtcttgagaagagaaaatatGGAGAAGAGGTTGCGCGACTCAAAGATGCTGTTGCTTGTGCGACGGAGGGCATTAAGGAGGCCCGAAGTGGCTATCTTGGCAAGACGGTGGTTGACGACCTCAATGGGTTGAAGCGcaaggttgaggaagatTTGAAGCGAGCAGAGAAGGACAACGATGTTATCTACCTAA TTGCTGTACCACCAAAGTCGGAGctcaagattcttgatcGCGCAAACATGGCCGTAGCTCGGGTTCCACCGCAAGTTGCCAACCCCTATGACTACTTTGGAGACCACGCCGAGTTCGGACCAGCTTTGTTCTCTCGACTTGTCCCCTTCTCGGTGCACGTCGCCACATCGATTTACGAGGAACGACGTGATCGCATGGTTAGCCAGAATATTATTCCGGAACTTGAATCGCTCACAGACAAGATTCACGAAATTCTCACATCGCTTGGGCTACCTGGATCTTTACAAGCTCTTGAGAAACCCCTGGGTCTACCGCCAAGTTTGGTCCAACATGCTGAGGAGATCAGACAAGCGGATGCCATTGGCAGAGTGCAAAAGGGGTTTGCGGATATTGACAAGTTGCGGTCTGGAGATATGGCAATCTTCGAAGAGGGCAAAGCGGCTCTAGCTtcggaagaagaggaagatcagCGGTTACGGATGAGATACGGAACAGAACGATGGGTGCGACCCGAGAGTCGGCAAGATCCTCAAGGTGGAAAGCTCTGGCAGCACGCTTCTGAGATCGAGAGTTACTTCCAAAGCAGTATCAGTAGTGACGCGGTCGTCAGGGAGAAGTTCGGAGCGATCCAGGACCTGCTTGCTATCCTTTCCGGACCGGACCGAGATCTGATGGACTCTGTGCCGTCGAGCCGACGGGTTGACATACCCGAGACTTTGAAACCTGTCATAGGAAGATTGCGCGGCGCATACAACGACGTTCTTCGTCTCGAGAGCCGTCGTCGCAAGAAGGTTGAAAGTTTGCGGGAAAACGCCCGGCGCGATGACATCAAGCCGGACATTCTCAAGGAAGCAGCCCGATTGGAGCGAGCGTATCCTAACACAGCACTCGTCCCGGCTCACTTTGAGGAGTTCTTCGACAAACGACTTGATAAGTTGTATGAGCCCGAAGTTGAAGCGATTGAAAAGGAGGCAAAAGACCAAGAACGACTGTTGGCCGATGTTCAGCGTATCAATCGTGAGTTTGAGTCGCAGAAGCGACAAATGGGTGAGCGCGGTAACCGAGAACGCGAGGTGGCTTTGCAGAAGCTCGATAATGCCTATTTTAAGTACAAGGAGattatcaacaacctcgaaGTTGGACGCAAGTTTTACAATGATCTGAACAAGATTGTTGGACAGGGTTTCCGTGATGTTATTCGCGGTTGGGTGGCTCAGCGCCGCATGGAGGCCAGAGCGTTGGAAGA AGAAATCAACATGCCGACATTGTCAAACCTCAACATCTCCCACCAACAACCCCCGACCCAAAGCCCAATGCCGTCACACCAAGACCCCTCCCACTCATATGCACCACCACAACAAGCCCCTCAACCTGTGCAGAGCCCAGCTCAGGCAAATATACAGTCTTGGGGAGAGACGGTACAGCAGCCAAAGCCAGTGCAACCAACGCCGGTTGGTGCAATGTGGACTCCTGGTATGGGAATCAAGTTTGGTCAGTCTGGTGGTTCAGGGCAGCCTCCTGCACCTGGTACATGGAATCCCAACTCTGGAATCAAGTTTGGTTGA
- a CDS encoding related to oxidoreductase produces MTQIQTSSDPETLHLPRILCLHGGGVNAQVFELQCRALIRSLASSLRLVFMQAPFISAPHPDIVSVYGEYGPFRRWLRWQPDHPEIEAEAAAELLRNQARRAMDTDPGTGEWIGILGFSQGAKIAASLLWTQQKVTEQFGAEEALTQFKFGVLMAGRAPLITLDARLQHPPAVVDAALLSSEFKDFPESNVGDHVLNIPTLHVHGLRDPGLEQHQILMKTYCATGTTTLVEWDGGHRIPIKSHDVDAVTTEILKLAKNAGVKLPN; encoded by the coding sequence ATGACACAAATACAGACCTCCAGCGATCCAGAGACTCTCCATCTCCCCCGCATTCTATGCCTTCACGGCGGCGGCGTCAATGCACAAGTCTTCGAACTTCAATGCCGCGCTCTCATCAGAAGTCTCGCTTCCTCACTGCGTCTAGTCTTCATGCAAGCacccttcatctcagcgCCTCACCCAGACATAGTCAGCGTCTACGGTGAATACGGCCCTTTTCGGCGCTGGCTCCGCTGGCAGCCCGATCACCCCGAGATTGAAGCAGAGGCCGCCGCCGAGCTACTTCGGAACCAGGCCCGCAGGGCTATGGACACCGACCCCGGCACCGGAGAGTGGATCGGCATTTTGGGGTTTTCGCAGGGCGCTAAGATTGCAGCGAGTTTATTGTGGACGCAGCAGAAAGTGACGGAGCAGTTTGGTGCAGAAGAAGCGCTGACGCAGTTCAAGTTTGGTGTTCTCATGGCTGGGAGAGCGCCCTTGATTACGCTGGATGCTCGGCTGCAACATCCCCCGGCGGTTGTTGATGCGGCACTGTTGAGCTCCGAGTTCAAGGACTTCCCCGAGTCGAATGTTGGCGACCATGTTTTGAACATACCTACACTACACGTCCATGGACTTCGAGATCCTGGACTCGAGCAGCACCAGATTCTGATGAAGACATACTGCGCAACTGGTACAACGACGCTGGTTGAGTGGGATGGTGGGCACCGCATACCGATCAAGAGCCACGATGTCGACGCCGTGACAACTgagatcttgaagttggcaaAGAACGCAGGCGTGAAGCTGCCAAACTGA
- a CDS encoding related to mei2 protein, translated as MLEAEHYRPKLFYTIHSDDPNLIGKEETFLGPDNQSKMKRSVENAEHVGLFTPTAGQYFRDERRRRHSQYYGGLAQGSTLSATASSFEPLGQRFKGKNALVFYPEGGGAPSQDMDISHRIEGCDTPAPSIAELGNYITVQAWTMFRIDLPTLRITFLNTFPDTLGDFSSPTYWVTGRPKRAAPTNLRGSEARGRTSCFETSRTRTANLLRRKLLAPLSGGPIACFDSGWPELFGDFVVSRSDPRRKAGECRPWFSGPPRGAPGAGPARGTEHRIERSMDVMVAARRSMYGADMLPRTTNFGVTPEEARELNKKQHGSVLKLICLGLPGGCMMLSPFLWAVRFYVIVGEAEHIIYVIFSNTTNFGVTPEEARELHQSQKAYDGAKATAAPDGGGIWDGGASKDDPSNLI; from the exons ATGCTCGAGGCGGAGCATTACCGACCCAAG CTGTTCTATACCATCCACAGCGATGATCCCAACCTTATTGGCAAGGAGGAGACATTCCTTGGCCCCGACAACCAGTCGAAGATGAAGCGCTCGGTGGAGAACGCCGAACACGTTG GTCTGTTCACCCCAACTGCTGGACAGTACTTCCGTGATGAGCGGCGGCGCCGCCACTCTCAGTATTACGGCGGCCTTGCCCAGGGAAGCACTCTCTCAGCCACTGCTTCTTCCTTTGAGCCTCTTGGTCAGAGATTCAAGGGAAAGAATGCACTTGTCTTCTACCCGGAAGGTGGTGGTGCTCCGAGTCAGGACATGGACATCTCCCACCGCATCGAGGGCTGTGACACTCCTGCGCCCTCTATCGCTGAACTCGGCAACTACATCACC GTTCAGGCGTGGACCATGTTTCGCATCGACTTACCGACCCTCCGAATCACCTTTCTCAACACCTTTCCCGACACACTGGGTGACTTCTCTTCCCCGACATACTGGGTGACTGGCCGCCCCAAGAGGGCCGCCCCTACGAACCTCCGCGGTTCCGAAGCACGTGGGCGGAC ATCATGCTTCGAAACATCCCGAACAAGGACGGCCAACCTCCTTCGGCGCAAATTGTTGGCGCCTCTCTCGGGAGGCCCGATTGCTTGTTTCGACTCAGGTTGGCCGGAATTGTTTGGTGACTTTGTTGTGAGCCGCTCCGATCCCCGTCGCAAGGCGGGTGAGTGTCGGCCCTGGTTCTCGGGGCCCCCACGAGGAGCGCCTGGCGCAGGTCCAGCGCGT GGGACTGAGCATCGGATTGAGCGGTCTATGGATGTTATGGTCGCTGCCCGACGCAGCATGTACGGCGCCGACATGCTTCCGCGTACCACCAACTTCGGGGTGACCCCTGAGGAGGCCCGCGAACTCAACAAGAAACAGCACGGGAGCGTTTTGAAGTTGATATGTCTCGGTCTTCCCGGTGGTTGCATGATGTTGTCACCGTTCCTTTGGGCGGTACGATTCTATGTAATCGTCGGGGAGGCCGAGCATATCATCTATGTAA TTTtttccaacaccaccaacttTGGGGTGACTCCTGAGGAGGCCCGGGAGCTCCATCAGAGTCAGAAGGCCTATGATGGTGCCAAGGCCACTGCCGCCCCGGATGGGGGTGGCATCTGGGACGGCGGCGCTTCTAAGGACGACCCCAGCAACCTCATCTGA